A region of Piscinibacter gummiphilus DNA encodes the following proteins:
- a CDS encoding polysaccharide pyruvyl transferase family protein, with the protein MGYGIKSHLRGHRLYSYLRGRDDYAAALDANKPLLRYIGWLGHNNVGDEALYAAFKSPLFPNCLVTPFYDLSALSLLSSFKPHKLVVLGGGTLINDVSYLEPLERSQRRGSRTFVFGTGVGDLDYWAKHPGASERGHSARWLAALAKADYVGVRGPRSLKWLHDNGIEKAEILGDPALCLTRPRPAATTDDRVLGVNLGSHDPPEGGIDRPYEALKTLVRHALDEGQQVRFISLHDIDAEIGAKMVAEVNHPRFACAPFDGDVNRALDQIGACHLAVGQRLHFTVLACALGVPNLSLSYQPKCLDFLESIARADLAVATDQVTPQLLVERFEWLRQQAVPLAAHIDAACDELRAFQRRRATEVVARLTA; encoded by the coding sequence ATGGGCTACGGCATCAAGTCCCACCTCCGCGGACACCGCCTCTACAGCTACCTGCGCGGCCGCGACGACTACGCGGCGGCCCTCGACGCGAACAAGCCGCTGCTGCGCTACATCGGCTGGCTCGGGCACAACAACGTGGGCGACGAGGCGCTGTACGCCGCGTTCAAGAGCCCGCTGTTCCCGAACTGCCTCGTCACGCCCTTCTACGACCTGTCGGCACTGTCGCTGCTGTCGTCGTTCAAGCCGCACAAGCTCGTGGTGCTCGGCGGCGGCACGCTGATCAACGACGTGAGCTACCTCGAACCCCTGGAGCGCTCGCAGCGCCGCGGCAGCCGCACCTTCGTGTTCGGCACCGGCGTGGGCGACCTCGACTACTGGGCCAAGCACCCCGGCGCCTCCGAGCGTGGCCACTCCGCCCGCTGGCTGGCCGCGCTCGCGAAGGCCGACTACGTGGGCGTGCGCGGCCCGCGGTCGCTCAAGTGGCTGCACGACAACGGCATCGAGAAGGCCGAGATCCTCGGCGACCCGGCGCTGTGCCTCACGCGGCCCCGCCCCGCGGCCACCACCGACGACCGCGTGCTCGGCGTGAACCTCGGCAGCCACGACCCGCCGGAGGGTGGCATCGACCGCCCGTACGAGGCGCTCAAGACCCTCGTGCGCCACGCGCTCGACGAGGGCCAGCAGGTGCGCTTCATCTCGCTCCACGACATCGACGCCGAGATCGGCGCGAAGATGGTCGCCGAGGTGAACCACCCGCGCTTCGCGTGCGCGCCCTTCGACGGCGACGTGAACCGTGCGCTCGACCAGATCGGCGCCTGCCACCTCGCGGTGGGACAGCGCCTGCACTTCACGGTGCTCGCCTGCGCGCTCGGCGTGCCGAACCTCTCGCTGAGCTACCAGCCGAAGTGCCTCGACTTCCTCGAATCCATCGCCCGCGCCGACCTCGCCGTGGCCACCGACCAGGTGACGCCGCAGCTGCTGGTCGAGCGCTTCGAATGGCTGCGCCAGCAGGCCGTGCCGCTCGCCGCGCACATCGATGCGGCCTGCGACGAACTGCGTGCCTTCCAGCGCCGGCGAGCCACCGAGGTGGTGGCCCGCCTCACCGCCTGA
- a CDS encoding acyltransferase family protein produces MEKIHQLDGLRGWMSLWVWFAHGLTLASLDLHKDAGIGRLLANGGTPVAVFILLSGFVCALMLTRDDSTGYRGWLTRRFFRLFPVYLLALALSVMALDLSISALTDNPWPSPRTEDRIDYLLASRENFWPHLLLHVGLLHGLVPESMLPYTSLAFMGQAWSLSLEWQFYLVVPFLIGWITRPRSLVVVPAVTVAALLLLARLTPQDSFLGSHLYLFAIGAYTLARMKAWRAGQFSTREWVVAMAIDTVLVLGLAGGTKGLGMLIWAATVFAMLNVGGDHAAWRAVNGFLNHRVSQFLARVSYSVYCLHMVVLLSFSWLLIHVVGFEARWQYATALIVTALPATLLVAWAVTSRLEEPMIALGRRLASGTRTVRPVVAATR; encoded by the coding sequence ATGGAAAAGATCCACCAACTCGACGGACTGCGCGGCTGGATGTCGCTGTGGGTCTGGTTCGCCCATGGCCTCACGCTCGCGTCGCTCGACCTGCACAAGGACGCCGGCATCGGCCGGCTGCTCGCCAACGGCGGCACGCCGGTGGCCGTGTTCATCCTGCTCAGCGGCTTCGTCTGCGCGTTGATGCTCACGCGCGACGACAGCACCGGCTACCGCGGCTGGCTCACGCGCCGGTTCTTCCGGCTGTTCCCGGTCTACCTGCTCGCGCTGGCCCTCAGCGTGATGGCGCTCGACCTCTCCATCTCGGCGCTGACCGACAACCCGTGGCCGAGCCCGCGCACCGAGGACCGCATCGACTACCTGCTGGCCTCGCGCGAGAACTTCTGGCCCCACCTGCTGCTGCACGTCGGCCTGCTGCACGGTCTCGTTCCCGAGAGCATGCTGCCCTACACGTCGCTCGCGTTCATGGGGCAGGCCTGGAGCCTGTCCCTCGAATGGCAGTTCTACCTCGTGGTGCCCTTCCTGATCGGCTGGATCACCCGGCCGCGTTCGCTGGTGGTGGTGCCGGCCGTCACCGTCGCGGCACTGCTGCTGCTCGCGCGCCTCACCCCGCAGGACTCCTTCCTCGGATCGCACCTGTACCTCTTCGCCATCGGGGCATACACGCTGGCGCGCATGAAGGCCTGGCGCGCAGGCCAGTTCTCCACGCGGGAATGGGTCGTGGCCATGGCCATCGACACCGTGCTCGTGCTCGGTCTGGCCGGCGGCACGAAGGGCCTCGGCATGCTGATCTGGGCCGCCACCGTGTTCGCGATGCTGAACGTCGGCGGCGACCACGCCGCGTGGCGCGCCGTCAACGGATTCCTGAACCACCGGGTGTCGCAGTTCCTCGCACGGGTCTCGTACAGCGTCTACTGCCTGCACATGGTGGTGCTGCTGTCGTTCAGCTGGCTGCTGATCCACGTCGTCGGCTTCGAGGCGCGGTGGCAGTACGCCACGGCCCTGATCGTCACGGCCCTGCCGGCCACGTTGCTCGTCGCATGGGCCGTGACCTCGCGCCTCGAGGAGCCGATGATCGCCCTCGGCCGCCGCCTCGCGAGCGGCACGCGAACGGTTCGGCCGGTGGTCGCCGCCACGCGCTGA